One stretch of Daphnia pulicaria isolate SC F1-1A chromosome 8, SC_F0-13Bv2, whole genome shotgun sequence DNA includes these proteins:
- the LOC124310759 gene encoding tyrosine-protein phosphatase Lar-like isoform X6 codes for MERSGRRPWLWFLTCLTLVSLFQLMQCAADGSFTSNHTVNFIDFVKYLTHPPEIVERPKDVAVRSGGIAAFYCRARGEPTPQLSWRKNGRKVSPQSPRYLVIPQPSMSVLRIDSAKAGKDDAKYECVAENGVGDAVVASATLSIYPETDLPSGFPRITSWPAQLPVVEKGRTHLLECGASGIPEPSISWIRDMVPVNLSNPRYQQIASDSKSKGSLQITNSEEEDQGKYECVAENSLGIEISNVSTLHVRVRRVPPYFSMPLQSIHEVKPGSSLNITCVAGGSPMPYVKWRKGLEDLEPEHSLPIGRNILVLEDIQESANYTCVASSKLGQVENTTFVRVEELPYAPSNVRISEITATSVHISWHYDGPPSEAVEFVIQYKPKLAAASEPSEVVGLKTNYYTVQGLNPFTEYEFYVVAVSAIGRGLASTATFVTTGETEPGSAPKNVQVRPLSSTTMVIQWEEPDTPNGQVIGYKVFYTMNPGMPIASWDSQVVDHNPLTTISDLTPHTIYTIRVQAETSVGGGPLSTPVQVKTQHGVPSQPTGLRAIDVSATSVSLEWARPHHTGENVNSYELYWNDTFTKEKHHRPLPVSETYVLNGLQPNTLYYIWLAAKSKRGEGATTPPIPVRTDQYVPTAPPENVRAEPEDSSSVRVMWSPPPVDKQNGHISHYKLYYVEASRPDKEAIEMMLKSPLQDGTEFKLEELKKWTQYRIWLLAGTVVGDGPPSESITVRTQEDVPGDPQKVAVVSVNSTSIRVEWKPPVEKEQYGIIRGYQIHVQEVDAKDAVVGQPLRYDVGAVEEYTIGGLQPDTSYSIQVAALTRKGDGARSAPKKATTPGGVPNRPAVNLKIVKEEPTVSVEVAWSRPTQSYGELKGYRLRYGPKDTSGMPASDNNMIELALDGTQVQHRLIEGLERGLEYEFRVAGRNHIGFGQEAVQVLPTPEGAPSGPPTNITYRFQTPDVVVIRWDVPALEHRNGRVTGYLIQFYKKVDNSVVTERNVSGSMGKAVFTSLEENMDYEFRIYARTNKGSGPFSDRVLFRTERDIVRAPMTVRAMATSFSSVEVWWETVPGRGKVIGYTVFYTMTAVDDLDEWQQKSVPVTGSCELSNLERNSQYAVTVAARTKSGYGRLSDKVTVTVKPEDVPTELRAHSVSTHSMSLSWQQPIRLNPISYKVTFDAVKEFVDSQGITQTQVISPQTSILSQDTLTFSVNELSPFTTYNVNVSAVPPDRSYRPPARITVTTQMAAPLPMVKPDFYGVLNGEEITVILPQASEEYGPISHYLLVVVPEDKRSEHKQPDQFMNSDLIQANSHAGGGGGGGGGGVGGGQQGHGNLKAGTMKPSEERVQPYVAAKFLRRNVPYTFLLGNGEEFEGMLNRKLDKMMRYRVFLRAVVDTPHKHLYTSSPFSDYLALDMREAPAGELPQRPNPNVGNVDSSYVPIPSETEEAGLLWIALATSAVVFVILLVIVTVVCSRKKRRSPKSSDHSSVTKPLMGGVGLADASLSAGGAGAAGASTAVNDPVELRRLNFQTPGMASHPPIIIHDISLHIDTLKMNDNLKFSQEYESIETGQQFTWEHSNAEINKPKNRYANVIAYDHSRIILEQVPGVPGSDYINGNFCDGYRKRDAYIATQGPLPESFADFWRMCWEQKTSTIVMMTRLEERARIKCDQYWPSRGSDTYGVVSVMITDVQELATYCVRTFQLHRLGTSEHREIKQLQFTAWPDHGVPDHPAPFLQFLKRVRALNSAEAGPMIVHCSAGVGRTGAFIVIDSMLERLRYENTIDVYGHVTVLRAQRNYMVQTEDQYIFIHDALLEAVTCGDTEIPARSLHAHLQSLMQPCVRGDSGTLSSMTGMQQEFKKLAGIRTHPGRFVSASLPVNKPKNRLVNVLPYESTRVILQPMRGVEGSDYINASFVDGYRYRNAYVATQGPLAETTEDFWRMLWEHNSTIVVMLTKLQEMGQEKCHQYWPSDRSIRYQYVVVEPVTEYNMPQYILREFKMTDARDGQSRTVRQFQFTDWPEEGVPKSGEGFIEFLGQVHKTKEQFGQEGPITVHCSAGVGRTGVFITLSIDLERMQYEGVVDVFQTVRILRTQRPAMVQTEDQYQFCYRSALEYLGSFDHYAGCD; via the exons gcTCCTTCACTTCCAATCACACCGTCAACTTCATCGACTTCGTCAAATATTTGACAC atccGCCCGAGATTGTGGAGCGACCGAAAGACGTTGCCGTTCGTTCGGGAGGAATCGCCGCGTTTTACTGCCGGGCCCGAGGAGAACCGACGCCTCAACTCTCATGGCGCAAAAACGGACGCAAG GTTTCCCCGCAATCGCCGCGCTACCTGGTGATCCCGCAGCCGTCCATGTCGGTCCTGCGGATCGACTCGGCCAAGGCGGGCAAGGACGACGCCAAATACGAGTGCGTGGCCGAGAACGGAGTCGGAGACGCCGTCGTCGCATCCGCCACCTTATCCATCTACCCAG AAACGGATTTGCCCTCTGGATTTCCGCGCATCACGTCGTGGCCGGCTCAATTACCCGTCGTGGAAAAGGGGCGGACTCATCTCCTGGAATGCGGAGCTTCCGGCATTCCGGAGCCGTCCATCTCTTGGATTCGTGACATGGTGCCCGTCAATCTCTCGAATCCGCGCTACCAGCAAATCGCTTCCGACTCGAAATCCAAAG GTTCGCTGCAAATCACCAACAGCGAAGAAGAGGATCAAGGCAAATACGAATGCGTGGCCGAGAACTCGCTGGGCATTGAAATATCGAACGTGTCGACGCTGCACGTCAGAG TGCGCCGTGTTCCGCCCTACTTTTCGATGCCGCTGCAATCGATCCACGAGGTCAAGCCCGGCTCGTCGCTCAACATCACTTGTGTGGCCGGCGGCTCGCCCATGCCGTACGTCAAGTGGCGCAAAGGCCTGGAGGACCTGGAGCCGGAGCATTCACTGCCCATTGGCCGCAACATCCTCGTCTTGGAAGACATACAAGAGTCGGCCAATTACACTTGCGTCGCTTCCAGCAAGCTGGGCCAAGTGGAAAACACGACATTTGTCCGCGTCGAAG AACTGCCGTACGCGCCGTCCAACGTCCGCATTTCCGAGATAACGGCCACTTCGGTGCACATCAGCTGGCACTACGACGGGCCGCCGAGCGAGGCCGTCGAGTTTGTGATCCAGTACAAGCCGAAATTGGCGGCGGCCTCTGAGCCTTCGGAAGTGGTCGGCCTCAAGACCAACTACTACACGGTGCAGGGACTCAACCCGTTCACTGAATACGAGTTCTACGTCGTGGCTGTCAGCGCCATCGGCCGTGGTCTGGCCAGCACGGCCACCTTCGTCACCACGGGAGAAACAG AGCCCGGATCTGCCCCTAAAAACGTGCAAGTGAGACCGTTGAGCTCGACGACGATGGTGATCCAGTGGGAAGAGCCCGACACGCCCAACGGCCAAGTGATT GGCTACAAAGTGTTTTACACGATGAACCCGGGGATGCCGATCGCGTCGTGGGACTCGCAGGTGGTGGACCACAACCCGCTGACGACCATCAGCGACTTGACGCCGCACACGATTTACACGATCCGCGTGCAGGCGGAGACGAGCGTCGGCGGCGGACCGCTGTCGACGCCCGTCCAGGTCAAGACCCAGCACGGCGTGCCCAGCCAACCGACGGGACTGAGGGCCATCGACGTCTCGGCCACTTCGGTCTCGCTCGAATGGGCACGACCTCATCACACGGgcgaaaatgtcaacagctACGAACTCTACTGGAACGACACGTTCACCAAA GAGAAACATCATCGGCCTCTGCCCGTCAGTGAAACGTATGTCCTCAACGGCCTCCAACCCAACACGCTCTATTACATTTGGCTGGCGGCCAAATCGAAACGCGGCGAAGGGGCCACCACCCCGCCGATCCCCGTACGAACCGACCAATACG TGCCGACAGCGCCGCCTGAGAATGTGCGGGCCGAGCCGGAGGACAGCAGTTCGGTGCGGGTCATGTGGAGTCCGCCGCCGGTGGACAAGCAGAACGGCCACATTTCCCACTACAAGCTGTATTACGTGGAGGCCAGCCGGCCGGACAAGGAGGCCATTGAGATGATGCTCAAGAGTCCGTTGCAGGACGGGACGGAATTCAAACTGGAGGAGCTCAAGAAATGGACCCAGTACCGCATTTGGCTCCTGGCCGGCACCGTGGTCGGAGACGGCCCTCCGTCCGAGTCCATCACCGTTCGAACCCAAGAAGATG TTCCCGGCGATCCGCAGAAAGTGGCCGTCGTTTCGGTCAACTCGACGTCGATCCGAGTCGAGTGGAAACCGCCCGTCGAAAAGGAACAGTACGGCATCATCCGCGGATACCAAATTCACGTCCAGGAAGTCGACGCAAAG GATGCCGTTGTTGGCCAGCCGTTGCGATACGACGTCGGCGCCGTTGAGGAATACACGATCGGCGGTCTCCAGCCGGACACGTCCTACTCGATCCAGGTGGCCGCACTCACCCGTAAAGGCGACGGGGCTCGTTCAGCTCCCAAGAAAGCGACGACGCCCGGCGGCGTCCCCAACCGCCCGGCCGTCAACCTCAAAATCGTCAAGGAAGAGCCGACCGTCAGCGTCGAAGTGGCCTGGAGCCGGCCCACTCAGTCGTATGGCGAGCTGAAAGGCTACCGGCTGCGTTACGGACCCAAGGACACGTCGGGCATGCCGGCCAGCGACAACAACATGATCGAGCTGGCCCTGGACGGAACGCAAGTCCAGCACCGACTCATTGAAGGCCTCGAGCGCGGATTGGAGTACGAATTCCGGGTAGCCGGACGCAATCACATCGGCTTCGGCCAGGAAGCTGTCCAGGTTCTGCCGACGCCGGAAGGGGCCCCGTCGGGTCCGCCGACCAACATCACGTACCGTTTCCAGACGCCCGACGTGGTGGTCATCCGCTGGGACGTCCCGGCCCTGGAGCACCGCAACGGCCGAGTGACGGGCTACCTGATTCAATTCTACAAGAAGGTGGACAACAGCGTCGTGACGGAGCGCAACGTGTCGGGCTCGATGGGCAAGGCCGTCTTCACTTCGCTGGAGGAGAACATGGACTACGAATTCCGCATCTACGCCCGGACCAACAAAGGATCGGGTCCGTTCAGCGACCGCGTCCTCTTCCGGACGGAGCGTGACATTGTCCGGGCGCCCATGACGGTCCGCGCCATGGCCACTTCCTTCTCTTCTGTCGAGGTGTGGTGGGAAACGGTGCCCGGCCGGGGCAAGGTCATCGGCTACACGGTCTTCTACACGATGACGGCCGTCGACGACCTGGACGAGTGGCAGCAGAAATCGGTGCCCGTGACGGGCTCTTGCGAGCTGTCCAACCTGGAGCGCAATTCCCAGTACGCGGTGACGGTGGCGGCCCGGACCAAGTCGGGCTACGGCCGTCTGTCGGACAAGGTGACGGTGACGGTCAAGCCGGAAGACGTTCCGACTGAGCTGCGGGCCCACTCTGTCAGCACCCACTCGATGTCGCTGTCGTGGCAGCAGCCGATCCGGCTCAACCCCATCAGCTACAAGGTGACGTTCGACGCCGTCAAGGAGTTTGTCGACTCGCAGGGCATCACTCAGACGCAGGTCATCAGCCCGCAGACGTCGATCCTGTCGCAGGACACGCTGACCTTTTCCGTCAACGAGCTCTCGCCCTTCACCACATACAACGTCAACGTCAGCGCCGTGCCGCCCGACCGCTCCTACCGGCCGCCGGCCCGCATCACCGTCACCACTCAGATGGCGGCCCCGCTGCCCATGGTCAAGCCGGACTTTTACGGCGTCCTCAACGGCGAGGAGATCACGGTCATCCTGCCGCAGGCCTCGGAGGAGTACGGACCCATCAGCCACTACCTGCTGGTCGTCGTGCCGGAAGACAAGCGCAGCGAGCACAAGCAGCCGGACCAGTTTATGAACAGCGATTTGATCCAGGCCAACAGTCACGCCGGAGGTggaggtggtggcggtggtggaggCGTCGGTGGGGGACAGCAGGGTCACGGCAATCTCAAGGCCGGCACGATGAAACCGTCGGAGGAGCGGGTGCAGCCCTACGTGGCGGCCAAGTTCCTGCGCCGCAACGTGCCCTACACTTTCCTGCTGGGCAACGGCGAGGAGTTTGAGGGTATGCTCAACCGCAAACTGGACAAGATGATGCGCTACCGGGTCTTCCTCCGGGCCGTCGTCGACACGCCCCACAAGCACCTCTACACGTCGAGTCCGTTCTCCGACTACCTGGCGCTGGACATGCGCGAAGCACCCGCCGGCGAACTGCCGCAGCGGCCCAACCCCAACGTGGGCAACGTGGACTCGTCGTACGTGCCCATCCCGTCCGAGACGGAGGAAGCCGGCCTCCTGTGGATCGCCCTGGCCACTTCGGCCGTCGTCTTCGTCATCCTGCTGGTCATCGTGACCGTCGTCTGCTCGCGCAAGAAGCGCCGCTCGCCCAAATCGTCTGACCACTCGTCCGTCACCAAGCCGCTGATGGGCGGCGTCGGTCTGGCCGACGCCTCCCTGTCGGCCGGCGGGGCCGGAGCCGCCGGAGCCTCAACGGCCGTCAACGACCCTGTGGAACTGCGTCGGCTCAACTTCCAGACGCCGGGCATGGCCTCCCACCCGCCCATCATCATCCACGACATTTCGCTGCACATCGACACCCTGAAGATGAACGACAATCTCAAGTTCTCGCAGGAGTACGAGTCGATTGAGACGGGCCAACAGTTCACGTGGGAGCACTCGAACGCCGAGATCAACAAGCCCAAGAACCGCTACGCCAACGTCATCGCCTACGACCACTCGCGCATCATTTTGGAGCAGGTGCCGGGCGTGCCCGGCAGCGACTACATCAACGGCAACTTTTGCGACGGCTACCGCAAGAGGGACGCGTACATCGCGACCCAGGGGCCGCTGCCCGAGTCGTTCGCCGACTTTTGGCGCATGTGCTGGGAGCAGAAGACGTCGACCATCGTCATGATGACGCGGCTGGAGGAGCGGGCCCGCATCAAATGCGACCAGTACTGGCCCAGCCGTGGCTCGGACACGTACGGCGTTGTCAGCGTCATGATCACGGACGTCCAGGAGCTGGCCACCTACTGCGTCCGCACCTTCCAGCTCCACCGGCTGGGCACCAGCGAACACCGCGAGATCAAGCAGCTCCAGTTCACGGCCTGGCCGGATCACGGCGTGCCCGACCACCCGGCCCCTTTCCTCCAGTTCCTCAAGCGAGTCAGGGCCCTGAATTCGGCCGAGGCCGGCCCCATGATCGTCCACTGCAGCGCCGGCGTCGGCCGGACGGGCGCCTTCATCGTCATCGACTCGATGCTGGAGCGTCTGCGCTACGAGAACACGATCGACGTCTACGGCCACGTGACGGTCCTCCGCGCCCAGCGCAACTACATGGTCCAGACGGAGGACCAATACATCTTCATCCACGACGCCCTGCTGGAGGCGGTCACGTGCGGCGACACGGAGATCCCGGCCCGCTCGCTCCACGCCCACCTGCAGAGTCTGATGCAGCCGTGCGTGCGCGGCGACTCTGGCACCCTGTCCAGCATGACGGGCATGCAGCAGGAGTTCAAGAAGCTGGCCGGCATCCGGACGCATCCGGGCCGCTTTGTCAGCGCCAGCCTGCCCGTCAACAAGCCCAAGAACCGGCTGGTCAACGTGTTGCCCTACGAGTCGACGCGGGTGATCCTGCAGCCGATGCGCGGAGTGGAGGGCAGCGACTACATCAACGCCAGCTTCGTCGACGGCTACCGCTACCGCAACGCCTACGTGGCCACCCAGGGGCCGCTGGCCGAGACGACCGAGGACTTTTGGCGCATGTTGTGGGAGCACAACTCGACCATCGTCGTCATGCTGACCAAACTGCAGGAGATGGGCCAGGAGAAGTGCCACCAGTACTGGCCGTCGGACCGATCCATCCGCTACCAGTACGTCGTGGTGGAGCCCGTCACCGAGTACAACATGCCGCAGTACATCCTGCGCGAGTTCAAGATGACGGATGCCAGGGACGGACAGTCGAGGACGGTGCGCCAGTTCCAGTTCACCGACTGGCCGGAGGAGGGCGTGCCCAAGTCGGGCGAGGGCTTCATCGAATTCCTGGGCCAGGTCCACAAGACCAAGGAGCAGTTTGGCCAGGAGGGACCCATCACGGTCCACTGCAGCGCCGGCGTCGGCCGCACCGGCGTCTTCATCACGCTCAGCATCGACTTGGAGCGGATGCAGTACGAAGGCGTCGTCGACGTCTTCCAGACGGTCCGCATCTTGCGCACCCAGAGGCCGGCCATGGTCCAGACGGAG GATCAGTACCAGTTCTGCTACCGGTCGGCGCTGGAATATCTGGGCTCGTTCGACCACTACGCCGGATGCGACTGA